A segment of the Erythrobacter sp. F6033 genome:
GGTTGGTGAGAAGGTCAGATGGCAATGAAGCAGGTGCTGCTGTCTGGCGGAGGCTTGAACCTTTTTCTGCGAGCGCGGCATTGACCTCAGCTGCGCTTTGTCCGGTCAAGGTAATCAACCGACCTACAATGCGTACACGTTCGCTGTTCAATGCTGCCAAGCGTGAACGTGACGCGCTGGCGGCGGCCTCTGCTCGCACCCGGTCAAAACCCGGAGCAATCCCGGCATCTTCGCGCTTTTTCGCCAGCCCGGCGAGCTGTGTCGCCGCTTCGACATCGCCTTGAATCGCTTCTCCGCGGGCTTCGAGAACGCGCCAATCTGTCACACTTCCGGCGATTTCCGCGAGCAGTGCAATACGCACCGCGCTTGCCGATGCGCTGGCACTATCGATGCGCGCAAGAGCGGCGCGTTCCTGAGCCTTTAGGCGCCCGAACAGATCCGGGTCCCAGCTGGTGACGAGGTTTGCGCCGTATGAGACTTGCTCGGTATCGATAAAGCCGCCAGCGGCTGCTCCGTCACCGAACTGGTTTGGGTTGATGCGAGTGCCTGTGACCGATCCTTCTGCGCTGACATTCGGAAGACGCTGCGCGCCAGCGCCGCGTGCACCAGCACGGGCGGCTTCGACGCGGGCGATGGCTTCGGCGAGGGTCGGGCCCTCTGCTAAAGCGGCGCTGGAGAGGGTCTGATACGCCGGATCCTGAGCGGGCAGCAGATCGGCTACCGAGGTGTTGGTCGCCGCATCGCCCTTATAGGCAAAATCCTGCGGCAATTCCGGCACCGGCGTTGCGATTTCAGGGGGTGGGCCTGCAACACACGCGCCCAGCGATACAACCAGAGAAAGGGTCAGAAGTCTGCGCATTGGGCTTACTCCTTCTCTTCCGTTTCGCTGCTTTGGACCGGCGCACGGGGACCGTTGTCGACCGCCGGTATGAAGGCATCGACTTGCTGTCCGACGCGGAAATCATCGCTTTCCGGCAAGGCGTAGATCACTTGCAAAACGCGCACATCGACACGCTCCGCTGCGCTGTTGGTCAGCTGCCGCTTAGGCACGACTTGCGGTTCTGCGCGGACAAACTTCGCCTTCACCTGACGTTCGGCGGCACCGCGCGGCGAGACGGTGGCGTCCGCGCCCATCTGCAGACGCACAGCTTCGTTCTCGTCAATATCGATGCGCACATGCAGCGGGTTGGTTTCGCCCATTTGGATGAATGGCAGCCCGCCACCGCCGCCTTGGGTTGCAACGAATTCGCCAGGCCGGATATTCACGGCGAGGATTTCCCCGCTGATAGGCGCGCGGACGGTGAGACGGCCGATTTCCGTATTCGCACTGGAGGCGGCGGCTTGAGCAGCAGAGAGACGGGCGCGGGCGACGCTGAGGCGGCTTTTTGCGGCCGCTGCTTCGCCTTCTGCCCGGATCACTTCGCTGCGGCTGACAGCGGCGGGATCATCCAGACTTTGGAACAGCGCAAGCTGCTGACTCGCCGTCGATTGAGCCGTTCTCGCTTCGTTGATCGCGGCGCGCGCTTCGGCAATCGCAGCGTTCGCTTCCTGCAAACGCGCACGCGCAGCCCGGCTATCGACGAGGAACAGGGGTTGTCCTTTTTCCACGCGGTCACCCGGCTGGACGCGCAGATCGGTCACAAGGCCTGATAGCGCGGAGCCAATATCGATGATCTCGCTGGCCGGCTCGACCAGGCCAGTACCCGCAACCCGCGCGCTATCGGCGAGTTCGCCAGTGGCTTTCGGCGGTTGCTGATCCGGTTCGCTGGTCGAACGATCGGGCAGATCGCTGAAGATATAGAACGCTGCGATCACAATACCGATCAGCGCAAGGATGGGCAGTATTTGCCGTGAGAAGCTCACATTTTGGGGAAGCAGGGCCATGTTATCCTCGGGTATCGGGTTTCTTAGTGGTCGTCCGGCATGTCAGTGCCGTCATGGGTGACGCGGCCATCCTCAAGCACGAGGATGCGGTCGGCGAGATCGAAAATTCGGTTGTCGTGGGTCACGATGATGCAAGCGCGGTCTGGCGCAACTGCGACTTCGCGGAGCAGGTCCATCACGCGGCGACCGGAACTGGCATCAAGCGCAGCGGTCGGTTCGTCACACACAACCAAACGCGGTTCATGCACCAGAGCGCGGGCAATCGCGACGCGCTGTTGTTGACCGCCGGAAAGCTGGTTCGGGAGTTTGTTCGCCTGATCACCGATATTGAGCTTTTCGAGCAGTTCGATAGCTTTTTCACGCGCTGGCTCGATTGACATGCCTTGGGCGATAAGCGGAACAGCGGCATTTGCTGCCGCATCAATCGACGGGATCAGATTGTACTGCTGAAAAATGAAGCCGATATTGTTTAGGCGAAACTTGACCAAATCTGTATCTGAAAGCCCGTAAATGTCGGTGCCGAATACCTGCACTTCGCCTTCGGTTGGCCATAGGATGCCGCACATGATCGAAATCAGCGTGGTTTTGCCAGAGCCGCTTTCGCCCACGACATAGGTCATCTCGCCCGCTTTGATATCGGTATCGATGCCGTGGAGCACGCGGATAATGGACTGGCCTGCCTGAAAGTCGCGGATGATCCCGCGTGCGCAGATCGCGCTTTCCGCGTTCACCGGAACACCGCCGCTGGTTCGGTATTCAGCACGCTGCGCAGAGCGATCCAGCCTGTGATGGCGAGGATGACGACAACAGCGGCGAGGCTGATCAGCGGGATTTGCCAGGGGATGTAGAAGCCTTTAAAAAACGGATTTCCGCTAAAGGCCCAGATAAAGGTGACGGTGCCGATTACGCCCAGCGCATAACCAACCGCGCCAACCAAGGCCGCCTGCGCGCTGACCATGCCGACGATCTTCGAATTGGTCACACCGATGGCTTTGAGCGCGCCGAACTGTTTGATGTTGTCACGTATGAATAGGCTGAATGTGAGGCCGACAATGGCGACGCCGACCACAAAGCCGAGCACCACCGTGATGCCAAAATTGGTCGGAATGCCAGTGTTCTGGACGATAAAATCAACGCCAGCCTGAGCAAATTCCTCGCGCGTTTCCGCTTTCAGGCCGGTCTGTTCTTCGATCCGGTCGGCAACCCCTGCTGCGGTTTCGCCTTCGGTCACACCGGCGAGCACAAAGGTCAGCCGGTTGCGCGTGCCTGGCACGTAATTCAGCGCCTGCGAATACTTGGTGTAGAGCACGACCTGACTGGTGAAGCTCGGGATCGAATCCGCCACGCCTCGGATCACAGCGCGTTGGTCATTAAGCTCAAGCCGTTGGCCAATCGGGTCTTCGCCGTTTTCGAAGAGGTTGAAAACGCCGCCATCGTCGATGACGACGGCGTCAGGCTGGGAGAGGACACCTTTCGTTTCGGTGACCATATTTTCCGGCATGCCGATCAAGGTGGCGTCGTCCACACCAATGATCGCGACCCCTTCAAGATCACCCGTGCCGGTGCGGACAGATGCCACAGCGCGCAGATGTGGCACTGCCCATTCCACACCGGGAACAGAGCGTACCTCATCAAGTGCGGTAGAGGGCATTGCATAATTGACGTCGGTGGTGCGGCTTACTGGATCCATCACCCACACTTCGGCTTCGGGCGCGTTGAAAACGCCGCTGGCGCCGCGCTCAATCAGGTTCACAAAGATGGTGAGCTGCTGCGTAATCAGCAGGGTCGAAAACGCTATGCCGAACAGAAGTCCGTAAAACTTCTGCGCATCTCCGGTGAGCATTCGGATGGCAATCCAGAGCATCAGGGCGGAACCTTTGTCGGAAGCGGGGGTTGCTTCGGTGTGGAAATCAGATCATTATTGAACGGTCGCGTTTAATTGAACGGAGTCGTTCATTTTGTCAACTGCCAGTCCCGATATGCGTTCCCAGACGCCTGCAAAAAAGTTGGGACGCCCTTCCGATGCCGCCAAACGTACGGCGATTATCGAGGCGGCTGCGCAGAGCTTTTTTGACGTCGGATTCGCGGCGAGTTCGATTGAGCAGATTGCCAGTGATGCCGGCGTTTCTAAGGTCACGATCTACAATAACTTTGGCGATAAGCGCGCCTTGTTCGCTGCTGCGGTCGAGCTCGAATGTGAAAAGATGCGGGGCTATTTCTCACTCGATGAAATGCCAAAGGGGTCGATTAGAGAACGCCTAAAAGTGATCGGGCAAGCGATGGACGCATTTTTGTCCCGGCCGGAAATGGTTCAATTCGAACGGCGCATTGCCGCCGAAACGGAGAATGAGCCCGCTCTTGGGCAGGCTTTTCTGGAGGCGGGGCCATGGCGCATGAAAGCCGCTTTTGGCGGACTTCTCTCGCATGCGACGCAAAGCGGTGAGCTTAATGTCCAGAGCCCCGACTTGGCCGCTGAACAATTCGTGTCGATGTGCAAAGGCATGGGTGACCTTGAACGCCGCTTTGGCGCCGAAGTGGCCAAGGCGGACAGAGAGCGCCGCATCGAAGGCGCAGTTGATGTGTTCCTCAAAGCCTATGGTGTGGATGCCAAACAGAGCTCTTGATCGATTTTCCGCACCACTCTGTTCGGAAAATAGCATGGCGCTCGGCAACGCACATTATCTTGTCATTCACTTGGCGAACCCTACATTGTGACATCGAGAAAGGATTCCCCTGATGAGTGACCCGAACGATCCGCAACAACAGCCGCCCGAGGGACAAAATCCCTGGGTGAAGCAATTGATGATCTGGGGCGGTATTTTCCTTGCCCTGCTTCTCGTTGTCTCGCTGTTTAACAATGCGGGCCAGACTGCCGGAACAACGGTCAATTATTCTGACTTCCGCAATCAGGTCGAACAAGGTCAGGTTCAAGACGTTGCCATGGGTGAGGAGATCATCACTGGCACACTCAAGAATGGCAGCACATTCCAAACGGTACCAGTTCCAAACGATCCGGAAATCACGAAGCTGCTTCAGGAAAACGATGTAAAGTTTACCGGGAAACCGCGTGAGCAGCCGAACATGCTGCTTTACATCCTTCTCAATTCGCTTCCGTTCCTGCTGATCCTCGGCATTGCGTTCTTCGCGCTGCGTCAGGTGCAAAAAGGCGGCGGAGGCGGCGCAATGGGCTTTGGCAAATCCAAAGCCAAGATGCTGACCGAACGTTCCGGCAAAGTGACCTTTGCCGATGTGGCCGGTATTGATGAAGCCCGCGAAGAGCTCGAAGAAGTTGTCGAATTTCTGAAAGACCCGCAGCGTTTCTCCAAACTTGGTGGTCAAATCCCGAAAGGCGCTTTGCTGGTCGGTTCACCGGGTACTGGTAAGACGCTGCTTGCGCGGGCTATCGCTGGCGAAGCGGGCGTGCCCTTTTTCACCATTTCGGGTTCGGATTTTGTTGAAATGTTCGTGGGCGTCGGCGCCAGCCGTGTTCGCGACATGTTTGAACAGGCCAAGAAGAATGCGCCATGCATCGTCTTTATCGACGAGATTGACGCAGTTGGCCGATCACGTGGCGGCGGGCTTGGCAACTCGAACGACGAACGCGAGCAGACACTCAACCAGCTGCTGGTTGAGATGGATGGTTTCGAAGCCAATGAAGGCATTATCATCGTTGCCGCAACCAACCGCCCCGACGTTCTTGACCCTGCGCTGCTGCGCCCGGGCCGTTTTGACCGTCAGGTTGTGGTGCCGATCCCCGACATTGATGGCCGTGAGAAAATCCTCGGTGTGCACATGAAGAAGGTGCCGCTGGCACCTGATGTGAACCCACGCACGATTGCGCGCGGTACGCCCGGTTTCTCTGGTGCAGACCTTGCCAACCTCGTGAACGAGGCAGCGCTTCTGGCTGCACGGCGGAACAAGCGCCTCGTTGCGATGCAGGAATTTGAGGATGCCAAGGACAAGGTCATGATGGGCGCGGAACGCCGCTCCATGGTGATGACCGATGACGAGAAGAAAATGACCGCCTATCACGAAGCCGGTCACGCTCTTGTCAGTGTAAACGAGCCCGCGTCTGATCCGATCCATAAAGCGACGATCATCCCGCGTGGCCGTGCGCTGGGCATGGTTATGCGCCTGCCGGAGCGCGACAATTACTCGTACCACCGCGACAAAATGCACGCCAACCTTGCGGTTGCGATGGGCGGACGCGTGGCTGAGGAAATCATCTTCGGCCATGACAAAGTCTCCTCCGGCGCCTCTGGCGATATCCAGTATGCGACCGATCTGGCCCGCAACATGGTGACCAAATGGGGCATGTCCGAAAAGCTCGGCCCGCTTCAGTATGAAGACCAACAGGAAGGCTATCTGGGCATGGGTCAAACCACGCGGACGATGGCGGGTGCAGAAACCAACAAGCTGATCGATGCCGAAATCCGCGATCTGGTGGAAGGTGGATTGAAGCGCGCGACAGACATCCTGACCGAGCAGGAGGACAAGCTCCACCTGCTGGCGCAAGCGATGCTGGAGTATGAAACGCTAACGGGTGACGAGATCACCAAGCTGCTGGAAGATGGCAAGATTGATCGTCCGGACGAACCGAAGGGACCGATCAAAGTTCAGCCAACCCATGGCAGCGCGATCCCCAAAGCGGGTAAGCGTTTCGGCGGATCCAAGGGTGGTGAAGCTCCGCAAGGGGCGTAATTCTTCCCTAAAGACCAAACTGAAAAGGGCGTCCGGATGGAATCCGGGCGCCCTTTTCTGTATCTGCCGCCGGCTTAATCGCATGCCAGCTGGCTCAAAAAGCACCGAGCAACAGCAATGCCTGCATAAACAATCCGATCACAATCGCGATGAAGAATGTCAGTGCTATCAACCGCCAGAATGAACTGAACCGGCGGATCTCATAAGTGCCGCGCAGCTGTTTGTAGAGGTGCAGCGGCGGAATTAGCATGCCCGCGATCACCAGAATTCCTGTTGGCACCCCAATGCTGCCTAGGATCGACACAGCGATGAACAGCAGTGACATAAAGCCCAACGAATACGTCACAAAGATTGCGTGATCATATGCCTTGAAACGTCTCTTCCATGCAAAGATCAGCCATACGAACGGAACCGACAATGGAATGAGTAGCCAGCTGAATTTATAGGCATTGTTCTGCATCTTGTAGAGCATCAGGCTGGGGTTTGTGCTCCATTTCTCGAGCAATTTGTCGATGAAGGGGATACCTGATTTTTCAAAGGTACCCTTGACGTTGCCTTCTTCGTCCAGAGTGAAACTCTGGACGGGGCCAGTTTGGATTGTCTGCAATCCATTGCTCCCGCGTTCAAGGATGGCGATTTCTGCGGCGAGTTCGTCATATTCTTCAGAGCCTTGCGGTAGCGTCGCGAGGCGCCCGCGCGCTTCTTCGATTTGAACACTGGTCGCGGCCTGAATTTCATCAAGGGTGTCACTGCCACCCGATTCCAGCCAATTGCTGATTATCGCTTCTCCGTTTTCGGCTTGACCGAGCTTATCCTCCACATCGCTGAGTGCTTGCTCGAGTTCGCTGCGTTCGACCGCGGTCAATTCGGGGTTGGCAAGCCGCTCGTTGATCGCTTCTGCCTCTGTGGTCAGACGCGCCTGCTCGTCCTTTGCAAGTTGCTCTAACTGGCCTTTCGCTTCGCCTTCAATATCGGTGGGGGTCGTGATGCCTAGCGCCTGAAACACCGCGAACATCGCAAAAACGCTGAAAAGGAACATCGCCATCGGGCTGACGAATTTGGCACGTTCCCCTTCAATGTAACGGCGGGTCAGCTTGCCCGGCTTGAAAACCAACAAGGGAATGGTGCGCCAGAATTTGCCGTCGAGATGAAGTACGCCGTGGATCAGATCGTGCCCGATAGCGGACAATGTGCGGTGGACGTGGGTTTTCTGGCCGCAGTTTTGGCAGAACGAACCTGCCGGCTGCGCGCCGCAGTTCAGACACGAACGGCTTCCGCTTTCGTCTGCTGCCGCCCCTTCACCATGATTGGGCTCCACCGCACGCCCGGTGAGAGCGCCTTCAATCGCTGCGCCAATGCCCTCGGTAATATCGCTCATGCGTCCCCCGTATCGATGCTCACGCTATAAGCGATGCCTGCGCGGCGAGGAAAGCTCTCTATTACTTCTTCTTGGAAGCCAGCTTGCGTTCGATCGCGGT
Coding sequences within it:
- a CDS encoding efflux transporter outer membrane subunit; the protein is MRRLLTLSLVVSLGACVAGPPPEIATPVPELPQDFAYKGDAATNTSVADLLPAQDPAYQTLSSAALAEGPTLAEAIARVEAARAGARGAGAQRLPNVSAEGSVTGTRINPNQFGDGAAAGGFIDTEQVSYGANLVTSWDPDLFGRLKAQERAALARIDSASASASAVRIALLAEIAGSVTDWRVLEARGEAIQGDVEAATQLAGLAKKREDAGIAPGFDRVRAEAAASASRSRLAALNSERVRIVGRLITLTGQSAAEVNAALAEKGSSLRQTAAPASLPSDLLTNRPDVLAAASELAATDAELAAAASARFPRITLSGVIGLLAFNPSNLFDEDSIVGTLAANVAAPLLDFGRIEAEIDGAAANKKIAFAAYRGAVFQALGDAEAAYGLITASDAEAALAVQEQSELERAAKLADTRYRAGLSNFLEVLEARRAADASGERAAAALGRAQRARILLWQALGGDSSEG
- a CDS encoding efflux RND transporter periplasmic adaptor subunit, producing MALLPQNVSFSRQILPILALIGIVIAAFYIFSDLPDRSTSEPDQQPPKATGELADSARVAGTGLVEPASEIIDIGSALSGLVTDLRVQPGDRVEKGQPLFLVDSRAARARLQEANAAIAEARAAINEARTAQSTASQQLALFQSLDDPAAVSRSEVIRAEGEAAAAKSRLSVARARLSAAQAAASSANTEIGRLTVRAPISGEILAVNIRPGEFVATQGGGGGLPFIQMGETNPLHVRIDIDENEAVRLQMGADATVSPRGAAERQVKAKFVRAEPQVVPKRQLTNSAAERVDVRVLQVIYALPESDDFRVGQQVDAFIPAVDNGPRAPVQSSETEEKE
- a CDS encoding ABC transporter ATP-binding protein; protein product: MNAESAICARGIIRDFQAGQSIIRVLHGIDTDIKAGEMTYVVGESGSGKTTLISIMCGILWPTEGEVQVFGTDIYGLSDTDLVKFRLNNIGFIFQQYNLIPSIDAAANAAVPLIAQGMSIEPAREKAIELLEKLNIGDQANKLPNQLSGGQQQRVAIARALVHEPRLVVCDEPTAALDASSGRRVMDLLREVAVAPDRACIIVTHDNRIFDLADRILVLEDGRVTHDGTDMPDDH
- a CDS encoding ABC transporter permease; translated protein: MLWIAIRMLTGDAQKFYGLLFGIAFSTLLITQQLTIFVNLIERGASGVFNAPEAEVWVMDPVSRTTDVNYAMPSTALDEVRSVPGVEWAVPHLRAVASVRTGTGDLEGVAIIGVDDATLIGMPENMVTETKGVLSQPDAVVIDDGGVFNLFENGEDPIGQRLELNDQRAVIRGVADSIPSFTSQVVLYTKYSQALNYVPGTRNRLTFVLAGVTEGETAAGVADRIEEQTGLKAETREEFAQAGVDFIVQNTGIPTNFGITVVLGFVVGVAIVGLTFSLFIRDNIKQFGALKAIGVTNSKIVGMVSAQAALVGAVGYALGVIGTVTFIWAFSGNPFFKGFYIPWQIPLISLAAVVVILAITGWIALRSVLNTEPAAVFR
- a CDS encoding TetR/AcrR family transcriptional regulator, whose amino-acid sequence is MSTASPDMRSQTPAKKLGRPSDAAKRTAIIEAAAQSFFDVGFAASSIEQIASDAGVSKVTIYNNFGDKRALFAAAVELECEKMRGYFSLDEMPKGSIRERLKVIGQAMDAFLSRPEMVQFERRIAAETENEPALGQAFLEAGPWRMKAAFGGLLSHATQSGELNVQSPDLAAEQFVSMCKGMGDLERRFGAEVAKADRERRIEGAVDVFLKAYGVDAKQSS
- the ftsH gene encoding ATP-dependent zinc metalloprotease FtsH, encoding MSDPNDPQQQPPEGQNPWVKQLMIWGGIFLALLLVVSLFNNAGQTAGTTVNYSDFRNQVEQGQVQDVAMGEEIITGTLKNGSTFQTVPVPNDPEITKLLQENDVKFTGKPREQPNMLLYILLNSLPFLLILGIAFFALRQVQKGGGGGAMGFGKSKAKMLTERSGKVTFADVAGIDEAREELEEVVEFLKDPQRFSKLGGQIPKGALLVGSPGTGKTLLARAIAGEAGVPFFTISGSDFVEMFVGVGASRVRDMFEQAKKNAPCIVFIDEIDAVGRSRGGGLGNSNDEREQTLNQLLVEMDGFEANEGIIIVAATNRPDVLDPALLRPGRFDRQVVVPIPDIDGREKILGVHMKKVPLAPDVNPRTIARGTPGFSGADLANLVNEAALLAARRNKRLVAMQEFEDAKDKVMMGAERRSMVMTDDEKKMTAYHEAGHALVSVNEPASDPIHKATIIPRGRALGMVMRLPERDNYSYHRDKMHANLAVAMGGRVAEEIIFGHDKVSSGASGDIQYATDLARNMVTKWGMSEKLGPLQYEDQQEGYLGMGQTTRTMAGAETNKLIDAEIRDLVEGGLKRATDILTEQEDKLHLLAQAMLEYETLTGDEITKLLEDGKIDRPDEPKGPIKVQPTHGSAIPKAGKRFGGSKGGEAPQGA
- a CDS encoding DUF3667 domain-containing protein, producing MSDITEGIGAAIEGALTGRAVEPNHGEGAAADESGSRSCLNCGAQPAGSFCQNCGQKTHVHRTLSAIGHDLIHGVLHLDGKFWRTIPLLVFKPGKLTRRYIEGERAKFVSPMAMFLFSVFAMFAVFQALGITTPTDIEGEAKGQLEQLAKDEQARLTTEAEAINERLANPELTAVERSELEQALSDVEDKLGQAENGEAIISNWLESGGSDTLDEIQAATSVQIEEARGRLATLPQGSEEYDELAAEIAILERGSNGLQTIQTGPVQSFTLDEEGNVKGTFEKSGIPFIDKLLEKWSTNPSLMLYKMQNNAYKFSWLLIPLSVPFVWLIFAWKRRFKAYDHAIFVTYSLGFMSLLFIAVSILGSIGVPTGILVIAGMLIPPLHLYKQLRGTYEIRRFSSFWRLIALTFFIAIVIGLFMQALLLLGAF